Proteins encoded by one window of Martelella endophytica:
- a CDS encoding ribose-phosphate pyrophosphokinase encodes MKVFAGNSNRQLAEAICNYLNVPMGKASVRRFADQEIFVEIQENVRGEDIFVVQSTSYPTNDHLMELLIMIDAFRRSSARRITAVLPYFGYARQDRRASGRTPISAKLVANLITRAGADRVLTLDLHAGQIQGFFDIPTDNLFAAPVLARDVKARRNLENVMVVSPDVGGVVRARALAKRLDCLLAIVDKRRERPGESEVMNIIGDVEGKECILIDDIIDSGGTLCNAAEALLNNGAINVTAYITHGVLSGNAVERITNSKLQELVITDSIQPRSDMVTAPNIRVISTAPLIGEAINRTSHESSVSSLFD; translated from the coding sequence ATGAAAGTTTTCGCAGGCAATTCCAATCGTCAACTTGCCGAAGCGATTTGCAACTACCTCAACGTCCCGATGGGCAAGGCCAGTGTCCGGCGGTTCGCCGACCAGGAAATCTTCGTTGAGATCCAGGAAAACGTCCGCGGCGAAGATATCTTCGTCGTCCAGTCGACGTCCTATCCGACCAACGACCACCTGATGGAACTGCTGATCATGATCGACGCCTTCCGGCGCTCGTCGGCAAGGCGCATCACGGCGGTTCTTCCCTATTTCGGCTACGCCCGGCAGGATCGGCGCGCCTCGGGCCGCACACCGATCTCGGCAAAGCTCGTTGCCAACCTGATCACCCGCGCTGGCGCAGACAGGGTTCTGACCCTCGACCTGCATGCCGGCCAGATCCAGGGCTTTTTCGATATTCCGACCGACAACCTGTTTGCGGCACCGGTCCTTGCACGCGACGTCAAGGCGCGCCGCAACCTTGAAAACGTCATGGTCGTTTCACCTGACGTCGGCGGCGTCGTGCGCGCCCGCGCTCTGGCCAAGCGCCTCGACTGTCTGCTCGCCATCGTCGACAAGCGTCGCGAGCGTCCGGGCGAGTCCGAAGTGATGAACATCATCGGTGACGTCGAGGGCAAGGAATGCATCCTGATTGATGACATCATCGATTCCGGCGGTACGCTCTGCAACGCCGCCGAAGCACTTCTGAACAACGGCGCCATCAATGTCACCGCCTACATTACCCACGGTGTGCTTTCGGGCAATGCGGTGGAACGCATCACCAATTCCAAGCTTCAGGAACTGGTGATCACCGACTCGATCCAGCCGCGCAGCGATATGGTGACCGCGCCGAACATCCGGGTGATCTCCACCGCGCCGCTGATCGGTGAGGCCATCAACCGCACCAGCCACGAAAGCTCGGTTTCGAGCCTCTTCGACTGA
- a CDS encoding 50S ribosomal protein L25/general stress protein Ctc, producing the protein MSKNQSTLTAEARERVGKGSARELRRTGKIPAVIYGNKEAPVSIAIDRNEITKRIFGGGFMTTTFTVEVGKDKYMVLPKDYQLDPVRDFVMHVDFLRISEKSTVTVAIPVHFANEDKCPGIKRGGVLNIVRHEVEFHCPANAIPESITVDLISANLGDSLHISAVKLPENVTPVITDRDFTIATIAAPAGLKSDAEETEETVEEAEGETEE; encoded by the coding sequence ATGAGCAAGAATCAGAGCACGCTCACGGCCGAAGCGCGCGAACGGGTCGGTAAGGGGTCCGCCCGAGAACTGCGCCGCACCGGCAAGATTCCCGCCGTCATTTACGGCAACAAAGAAGCCCCGGTTTCGATCGCTATCGATCGCAATGAAATCACCAAGCGCATCTTCGGTGGTGGCTTCATGACGACGACGTTCACCGTCGAGGTCGGCAAGGACAAGTACATGGTCCTGCCGAAGGACTACCAGCTCGATCCGGTCCGTGATTTCGTCATGCACGTCGACTTCCTGCGGATTTCCGAGAAGAGCACCGTCACGGTTGCCATTCCGGTTCACTTCGCCAATGAAGACAAGTGCCCCGGCATCAAGCGCGGCGGCGTCCTCAACATCGTGCGCCATGAAGTCGAGTTCCATTGCCCGGCCAATGCGATCCCGGAGAGCATCACCGTTGACCTGATTTCGGCCAACCTCGGCGACTCGCTCCACATCTCGGCTGTCAAGCTGCCGGAAAACGTCACGCCGGTCATCACCGACCGCGACTTCACCATCGCGACGATCGCCGCTCCTGCTGGCCTGAAGTCCGATGCCGAAGAGACGGAAGAAACCGTCGAAGAAGCCGAAGGCGAAACCGAAGAATAA
- the pgeF gene encoding peptidoglycan editing factor PgeF gives MAESGAIAPMTSVFMTERLAPAGIRHGFFTRRGGVSTGIYESLNCGAGSADRPEDVAENRARVARWFGHGAERLASLHQCHSAEAIRIDAPFAGKRPEADGMVTRTPGLVLGILTADCGPVLFADPKNGVIGAAHAGWRGAFSGILEATAEAMIAVGAERQSIVACLGPTISRRAYEVGPEFVDRFVETDQAFARFFTPSSADGHAMFDLPAFIGLRLERAGIAHDIIDHCTYEDEDGLFSYRRTTHHGEKDYGRQLSAIAL, from the coding sequence ATGGCGGAAAGCGGCGCGATCGCCCCGATGACGAGCGTGTTCATGACCGAACGGCTCGCCCCGGCCGGCATTCGCCACGGCTTCTTCACCCGCCGCGGCGGTGTCTCCACCGGCATCTACGAAAGCCTCAATTGCGGCGCCGGCTCCGCTGACCGGCCGGAGGATGTGGCGGAAAACCGGGCGCGGGTTGCACGCTGGTTCGGCCATGGCGCGGAGCGGCTTGCGAGCCTGCACCAGTGCCACTCCGCCGAAGCGATCCGCATCGATGCCCCATTTGCCGGAAAGAGGCCTGAGGCAGACGGCATGGTGACGCGCACGCCCGGTCTCGTGCTCGGCATCCTGACGGCCGATTGCGGCCCGGTTCTGTTCGCCGATCCGAAGAACGGCGTCATCGGCGCCGCCCATGCCGGCTGGCGCGGCGCCTTCAGCGGCATCCTCGAGGCGACAGCGGAGGCGATGATCGCGGTCGGCGCGGAACGCCAGTCGATCGTGGCCTGCCTTGGCCCCACCATCAGCCGCCGGGCCTATGAGGTCGGGCCGGAATTCGTCGACCGTTTCGTCGAAACGGACCAGGCCTTCGCACGCTTCTTCACACCGTCCTCGGCGGACGGCCACGCGATGTTCGACCTGCCTGCTTTCATCGGCCTCAGGCTTGAGCGCGCCGGCATCGCGCACGACATCATCGATCACTGCACCTATGAGGACGAGGACGGATTGTTTTCCTATCGCCGCACCACCCATCACGGCGAGAAGGATTATGGACGCCAGCTCTCGGCCATCGCATTGTAG
- a CDS encoding class I SAM-dependent methyltransferase, with translation MTTPLAAKIRRLIAADGPMPVSTYFQLCLADPEYGYYRTRDPLGRGGDFTTAPEISQLFGELVGIFLVQAWQAHGAPANTVLIEGGPGRGTMMADILKVIETLAPPLYATLSVRLLETSPTLRARQAETLKRHAERLSWIDALGEAPEGLCLFVANELFDAIPTRQFVKAGGGFFERVVTLDDNGNFTFSTAPARLDPKALPDGTAPEGAIFETAPAREALMAELCARLRAGGGTALIIDYGHLESGFGDTLQAVRDHSFDPVLDHPGEADLTSHVDFAALAAIGRAEGLHVHPMMPQGAFLADLGLGPRASALGRGKDAATQASIVTAARRLAGNGEGEMGDLFKVLAVSSRKLALIPFEQPEAAAP, from the coding sequence GTGACCACGCCGCTCGCCGCAAAAATCCGCCGCCTGATCGCGGCGGACGGGCCGATGCCGGTCTCGACCTACTTCCAGCTCTGCCTTGCCGACCCAGAATACGGCTATTATCGAACCCGCGACCCGCTGGGACGCGGGGGCGATTTCACCACCGCGCCGGAGATCTCCCAGCTTTTCGGCGAACTCGTCGGCATCTTCCTCGTGCAGGCCTGGCAGGCTCATGGCGCCCCGGCAAACACGGTGCTGATCGAAGGCGGCCCGGGACGCGGCACGATGATGGCCGATATCCTGAAGGTGATCGAGACGCTGGCGCCGCCGCTTTATGCCACCCTTTCCGTCCGCCTGCTGGAGACGAGCCCGACACTGCGCGCGCGACAGGCTGAAACCCTGAAGCGCCATGCCGAAAGGCTCAGCTGGATCGACGCCCTTGGCGAGGCGCCCGAGGGTCTCTGCCTGTTCGTCGCCAACGAACTGTTCGACGCCATCCCGACGCGCCAGTTCGTCAAAGCGGGAGGCGGCTTCTTCGAGCGAGTGGTGACGCTCGACGACAACGGCAACTTCACCTTTTCGACGGCCCCGGCCCGGCTTGACCCCAAGGCCCTGCCCGACGGCACGGCGCCCGAAGGGGCGATCTTCGAGACGGCGCCGGCTCGCGAAGCGCTGATGGCCGAGCTTTGCGCCCGGCTGAGGGCCGGTGGCGGCACCGCCCTGATCATCGATTACGGCCATCTTGAGAGCGGGTTCGGCGACACGCTGCAAGCCGTGCGCGATCATTCCTTCGATCCGGTGCTGGACCACCCCGGCGAGGCCGACCTCACCAGCCATGTCGATTTTGCCGCCCTTGCGGCGATTGGCCGCGCGGAAGGGCTGCATGTCCACCCGATGATGCCGCAGGGCGCGTTTCTCGCCGACCTCGGCCTCGGGCCCCGCGCCTCGGCGCTTGGACGCGGCAAGGATGCCGCCACGCAAGCCTCTATCGTCACGGCCGCCCGCAGGCTCGCGGGAAACGGCGAAGGCGAGATGGGCGACCTTTTCAAGGTGCTCGCGGTCTCAAGCCGAAAGCTTGCGCTTATTCCCTTCGAGCAGCCGGAAGCAGCAGCCCCCTGA
- a CDS encoding accessory factor UbiK family protein — protein sequence MSSGTTRILDDLAKLMTDAAGSMQSAGKDLETAVKAQVERWLNSMDVVKREEFDAVRDMAIKARDENDALRARIDALEAKLGGKTGE from the coding sequence ATGAGTTCCGGCACCACGCGTATCCTCGACGATCTCGCCAAGCTGATGACCGACGCCGCCGGCTCGATGCAGAGTGCCGGCAAGGACCTGGAGACGGCCGTCAAGGCGCAGGTCGAGCGCTGGCTGAACAGCATGGATGTGGTCAAGCGCGAGGAGTTCGACGCCGTTCGCGATATGGCGATCAAGGCGCGCGACGAAAACGATGCCCTGCGGGCCCGGATCGATGCGCTTGAGGCCAAACTCGGGGGCAAGACCGGCGAATAG
- the lgt gene encoding prolipoprotein diacylglyceryl transferase — MTYPAIDPIAFRLGPLQVHWYGLAYVAGILLGWLYARLLLKRESLWPANTAPMTTAKLDDFITWSVLGIVIGGRLGYMLFYASDMLFANPLSIFKIWDGGMSFHGGLIGMIVVMLLFSRRNGIRVWSLFDLIATVTPIGLFFGRIANFINGELWGRTSDVPWAMVFPGAGDLPRHPSQLYEAGLEGILTLVILFVCVFVFGTLKRRGFTASLFVCLYALSRIFVEFFREPDPQLGYLLGGWLTMGMLLSLPMLAIGLWGIWNSGRMARREAP, encoded by the coding sequence ATGACCTACCCGGCCATCGATCCGATCGCCTTCCGGCTCGGCCCGCTTCAGGTTCACTGGTATGGGCTTGCCTATGTCGCCGGCATCCTGCTCGGCTGGCTCTATGCGCGGCTTCTCCTGAAGCGGGAAAGCCTCTGGCCGGCGAATACGGCACCGATGACCACGGCGAAGCTCGATGACTTCATCACCTGGTCGGTGCTCGGCATCGTCATCGGCGGCCGGCTCGGCTACATGCTGTTCTATGCCTCCGACATGCTGTTCGCCAACCCGCTCTCGATCTTCAAGATCTGGGATGGCGGCATGTCCTTCCATGGCGGCCTCATCGGCATGATCGTGGTGATGCTGCTGTTTTCCCGAAGGAACGGCATTCGCGTCTGGTCGCTGTTCGACCTGATCGCCACCGTGACGCCGATCGGCCTGTTCTTCGGCCGGATCGCCAACTTCATCAACGGCGAGCTCTGGGGCCGGACATCGGACGTGCCATGGGCCATGGTGTTTCCCGGCGCCGGCGACCTGCCGCGCCATCCGAGCCAGCTTTACGAAGCCGGGCTCGAGGGCATCCTGACCCTCGTCATCCTGTTCGTCTGCGTCTTCGTCTTCGGCACGCTGAAGCGCCGCGGTTTCACCGCCAGCCTGTTCGTCTGCCTTTACGCCCTTTCGCGCATCTTCGTCGAATTCTTCCGCGAGCCGGATCCACAACTCGGCTATCTCCTTGGCGGCTGGCTGACCATGGGCATGCTGCTGTCGCTGCCGATGCTTGCGATCGGCCTTTGGGGCATCTGGAACTCCGGCCGCATGGCGCGCCGGGAGGCGCCGTGA
- a CDS encoding putative bifunctional diguanylate cyclase/phosphodiesterase, producing the protein MDRMRGGLKTIPALICLAGLSVALVLIASYDFVTAEIRATGRLERHIALLAEFGAPAISTALATGDDKTILAIARAIAGDPNVARLEIDDRDGRSRVAVSEPAGGTESALKSVTKPIVSGAETGLAEIGRLTLYFQTPPTPILLDPGNLTILFTLMIVIAGTRKGVGRYQPSAPSVSQRRARLRARRKARDKRKRAAFRRRGVVMPLGLPVPAGEPSGGPLDSVTEMAWLMTEVGKIIDVSDGWLKYGGYGRGRVIGKPFSRFLQESDRSAFEDRLRRMQQDRLPQNWVLQMARADGHFADIWFSAAPVPLPNGGTATLAVMKDISELIDLETKTNAPAISDYLTGLLNRVGFEKALERLIDNAPPDMRITCLVVDIDRFEAVNDNHGHSAGDELLRAFVRRLRSTLDSVALAARLGGDEFAFVVLDDGDDRLVRSLAERLHATSELNFFVNGVTVATTVSIGIAAYPNDAVGPEELVRFANIAMSRQKRMGRNGTQYFRQEMLAHTRMRAETEADIMRGLENGWFEPFFQPIVCLKTGAISGFESLMRLRHPDKGLVTPDAFIPVAEETGLLTSIGRQFFVKVLQGLNALDAEAPESNFEIAVNLSPVQMTPAMIDFIAEKLAKHGVAPARLVIEITEAVFLEDTPDIRESLAKLRQIGCQVALDDFGTGFSSLSYLARFQVDKIKIDQSFTKGLTDCDPTVANRARRLIEGIAAISKNMDCEMIAEGVEAIEQARQVRAIGADKGQGYLFGRPLALADATCALRDLAAGALINAPDIVEGLDFER; encoded by the coding sequence ATGGACAGAATGCGAGGCGGCCTCAAGACGATTCCTGCTCTGATATGCCTTGCCGGGCTGAGCGTCGCCCTCGTGCTGATCGCAAGCTATGACTTCGTCACAGCGGAAATTCGTGCCACCGGACGATTGGAACGGCACATCGCGCTGCTTGCGGAATTCGGCGCGCCGGCCATTTCGACGGCGCTGGCCACTGGCGATGACAAGACGATTCTTGCCATTGCGCGCGCCATTGCCGGTGATCCCAATGTCGCCCGCCTTGAGATCGATGACAGGGACGGACGCAGCCGCGTTGCTGTTTCGGAGCCAGCGGGCGGCACCGAAAGCGCATTGAAATCAGTCACCAAGCCGATCGTCTCCGGTGCCGAGACCGGCCTTGCCGAAATCGGCAGGCTGACGCTCTACTTCCAGACGCCGCCGACGCCCATATTGCTGGACCCGGGCAATCTGACCATCCTCTTCACATTGATGATCGTGATCGCCGGCACCCGCAAGGGCGTCGGGCGCTATCAGCCGTCCGCGCCAAGCGTGAGCCAGCGTCGGGCGCGGCTGAGAGCGCGGCGAAAGGCACGGGATAAACGCAAGCGTGCCGCCTTTCGACGCCGCGGCGTTGTCATGCCCCTTGGCTTGCCTGTTCCCGCCGGAGAGCCTTCGGGCGGCCCGCTGGATAGCGTTACCGAAATGGCCTGGCTGATGACCGAAGTCGGCAAGATCATCGACGTCAGCGATGGCTGGCTGAAATATGGCGGCTATGGCCGCGGCAGGGTCATCGGCAAGCCGTTCTCCCGTTTCCTGCAGGAAAGTGACCGGTCGGCCTTCGAGGACAGGCTCAGGCGCATGCAGCAGGATCGTCTGCCACAGAACTGGGTCTTGCAAATGGCGAGAGCCGACGGCCACTTCGCCGATATATGGTTTTCGGCAGCGCCGGTCCCCCTTCCCAATGGCGGCACCGCGACGCTTGCCGTGATGAAGGACATTTCCGAGCTCATCGATCTGGAGACCAAGACCAATGCACCGGCGATCTCCGACTATCTGACAGGTCTCTTGAACCGTGTCGGTTTCGAGAAGGCGCTGGAGCGGCTTATCGACAATGCTCCGCCCGACATGCGCATCACCTGTCTCGTCGTCGATATCGACCGTTTCGAGGCCGTCAACGACAACCATGGCCACAGCGCCGGCGACGAACTGCTCAGGGCTTTCGTGCGACGACTGCGGTCGACGCTTGATAGTGTTGCCCTGGCGGCAAGGCTCGGCGGCGACGAATTCGCCTTCGTCGTCCTCGATGACGGCGATGACCGGCTTGTCCGCAGTCTGGCCGAGAGGCTGCATGCCACCTCGGAACTGAACTTCTTCGTCAACGGCGTCACCGTCGCCACCACGGTCAGCATCGGCATCGCCGCCTATCCGAACGATGCGGTAGGGCCTGAGGAACTGGTGCGATTTGCCAATATCGCGATGTCGCGCCAGAAGCGCATGGGCCGCAACGGTACGCAGTATTTCCGTCAGGAAATGCTGGCGCACACACGCATGCGCGCAGAGACGGAAGCCGATATCATGCGCGGACTGGAAAACGGCTGGTTCGAACCGTTTTTCCAGCCGATCGTCTGCCTGAAAACCGGCGCGATCTCGGGTTTCGAAAGCCTGATGCGGCTGCGCCATCCCGACAAGGGGCTGGTGACCCCGGACGCCTTCATCCCGGTGGCGGAGGAGACCGGGCTTCTCACAAGCATAGGCCGGCAATTCTTCGTCAAGGTGCTGCAAGGGCTGAATGCACTCGATGCGGAAGCGCCCGAATCCAACTTCGAAATCGCCGTCAACCTCTCGCCGGTGCAGATGACACCCGCAATGATCGACTTCATAGCGGAAAAGCTGGCAAAGCATGGTGTCGCCCCGGCCCGCCTCGTCATCGAGATCACCGAGGCCGTATTTCTTGAGGATACGCCGGATATCCGCGAAAGCCTGGCGAAACTGCGACAGATCGGCTGTCAGGTCGCGCTCGACGACTTCGGAACCGGCTTCTCGTCGCTTTCCTATCTCGCCCGCTTTCAGGTCGACAAGATCAAGATCGACCAGAGCTTCACCAAGGGCCTGACCGATTGCGATCCGACCGTCGCAAACCGCGCCCGCCGGCTGATTGAAGGCATTGCCGCGATTTCAAAGAACATGGACTGCGAGATGATTGCCGAGGGCGTCGAGGCAATCGAGCAGGCCCGGCAGGTGCGCGCCATCGGTGCGGACAAGGGCCAGGGCTACCTCTTCGGGCGCCCGCTCGCGCTCGCCGACGCGACCTGCGCGCTCCGCGACCTAGCCGCCGGCGCCCTCATCAATGCGCCCGACATCGTCGAAGGCCTCGACTTCGAACGCTGA
- a CDS encoding putative bifunctional diguanylate cyclase/phosphodiesterase has translation MNNLVTCLAVEHSHSAIAAALFVSLIGGALTISLTTRVRQAPRSQSWLWLLLAGLVGGMTAWCTHFIAMLGYDVGLPHNYDPLLTFLSLGSVIVTTTVGIFIIGNAGRSLLVEAGGAVVSLGVVLMHFIGMSGYDVPGYLVWSTPYIIACLISGMVFGMLAFSTLVRMRFRYHGLAAALLLTVSIVCVHFVSIAGLTFVPDGSIILPNSGLQTQTMVFFTIQGSGMVVVLGLSLLLLDIKNRENVRSEVRRASVHDALTGLPNRTAMGEELARLISEKGAGGIQFALAFLDVRGFKGLNDVRGHAAGDFVLSSVAARLRGSLPAGVFAARTGNDEFAILIPDLQHRGDVQRLLRRVIQEVARPASWSGQQFVVRLDAGIAVFPDDGQVSDELVARADAALLRAKRTRDVTFYDAGVDHGERRLNALALDLRRAFEDGEFQLYYQQQHLTGDRSIFGFEVLLRWFHRDYGFIPPDEFIPLAERTGFIHVLGEWVLRQAAADAVTWKNPFQVGVNVAPEQLADPNLAQIVGAVLKETGLPPERLELEITESGIVDDFHRALASIEAVKALGVKVAMDDFGTGYSSLTTLQQFPFDKIKIDRSFVAGLPHDELSAAICRSTVIISKSLGIRVLAEGVETEEQLAFLQREGCPRAQGYYFGRPKPRSEIEDLVNG, from the coding sequence TTGAACAACCTCGTCACGTGTCTTGCGGTCGAACATTCCCATAGCGCCATAGCCGCCGCACTCTTCGTTTCCCTGATCGGCGGCGCGCTGACCATCAGCCTGACGACGCGCGTGCGTCAGGCGCCGCGTAGCCAGTCATGGCTCTGGCTCTTGCTGGCCGGGCTCGTCGGCGGCATGACGGCATGGTGCACGCATTTCATCGCGATGCTCGGCTATGATGTCGGCCTGCCGCACAATTACGATCCGCTGCTGACCTTTCTCTCGCTGGGTTCGGTGATCGTCACGACGACGGTCGGTATCTTCATCATCGGCAATGCAGGTCGCTCGCTTCTGGTGGAAGCGGGTGGCGCTGTGGTCAGCCTCGGCGTGGTGCTGATGCATTTCATCGGCATGTCGGGTTACGACGTGCCTGGCTATCTGGTGTGGTCGACGCCCTATATCATCGCCTGCCTGATCTCCGGAATGGTGTTCGGCATGCTCGCCTTTTCCACCCTGGTCCGGATGCGGTTTCGCTATCACGGCCTGGCAGCGGCGCTGCTGCTGACCGTTTCGATCGTCTGCGTCCATTTCGTCTCGATCGCCGGACTCACCTTCGTGCCGGATGGTTCGATCATCCTGCCGAACAGCGGTCTGCAGACGCAGACCATGGTGTTCTTCACCATCCAGGGCTCGGGCATGGTGGTGGTGCTCGGTCTGTCGCTGCTGCTGCTCGACATCAAGAACCGCGAAAACGTCCGTTCCGAAGTGCGTCGCGCCAGCGTCCATGATGCGCTCACCGGTCTGCCGAACCGCACGGCGATGGGTGAAGAGCTGGCACGCCTCATCAGCGAGAAGGGCGCTGGCGGGATACAGTTCGCACTGGCTTTTCTCGATGTCCGCGGTTTCAAGGGGTTGAACGATGTCCGCGGCCATGCCGCTGGTGACTTCGTGCTGTCGTCGGTGGCGGCGCGCCTGCGTGGCTCGCTTCCGGCTGGTGTGTTCGCGGCGCGGACCGGAAACGACGAATTCGCGATCCTGATCCCGGACCTCCAGCATCGCGGCGATGTCCAGCGGCTGCTGCGCCGCGTGATCCAGGAGGTTGCCCGGCCGGCGAGCTGGAGCGGGCAGCAGTTCGTGGTGCGCCTCGATGCGGGAATTGCCGTTTTCCCCGATGACGGTCAGGTGAGCGACGAACTGGTAGCCCGAGCAGACGCCGCGCTGCTGCGCGCCAAGCGAACACGTGACGTCACCTTCTATGACGCCGGCGTCGATCACGGCGAAAGACGGCTCAATGCGCTTGCGCTTGACCTCAGGCGCGCCTTCGAGGACGGCGAGTTTCAGCTCTACTATCAGCAGCAGCACCTGACCGGTGACCGATCCATCTTCGGCTTCGAGGTTCTGCTGCGGTGGTTCCACAGGGATTACGGTTTCATTCCGCCGGACGAGTTCATCCCACTTGCCGAACGCACCGGCTTCATCCACGTCCTTGGCGAATGGGTGCTCCGGCAGGCCGCGGCCGACGCCGTGACCTGGAAGAACCCCTTCCAGGTCGGCGTCAACGTCGCGCCCGAGCAGCTCGCCGACCCGAATCTGGCGCAGATCGTCGGCGCCGTGCTCAAGGAGACCGGATTGCCGCCAGAGCGGCTTGAGCTCGAAATCACCGAAAGCGGCATCGTCGATGACTTCCATAGGGCCCTTGCTTCCATCGAAGCCGTCAAGGCGCTCGGGGTGAAAGTGGCGATGGATGATTTCGGCACAGGTTATTCGTCGCTGACGACGCTACAGCAGTTTCCGTTCGACAAGATCAAGATCGACCGAAGCTTTGTCGCCGGTCTGCCGCATGACGAACTATCGGCGGCCATATGCCGCTCGACCGTGATCATCAGCAAGAGCCTCGGCATCCGCGTGCTGGCGGAAGGGGTCGAAACCGAGGAACAGCTTGCCTTCCTGCAGCGCGAGGGATGCCCGCGCGCGCAAGGCTACTATTTCGGGCGCCCGAAACCGCGCTCCGAAATCGAGGACCTGGTGAACGGTTAG
- a CDS encoding M24 family metallopeptidase produces the protein MALAFDSEEYAARLERLKAAMAEKKLDALLLFAQESLYWLTGYDTFGFVFFQCLAVTADGKMTLLTRSADVRQARQTSNISDIRIWVDRGQTDPSRDLKEMLADLDLLGCRIGVEYDTHGMTGRAAHLLDSQLQTFGQLEDASYLVSNLRLIKSPAEIRYIERASELCDDAFDAALPLIVPGGDEAEILAAMQGAVLSGGGDYPANEFIIGSGESALLCRSKSGRRRLDDNDQLTLEWAGVWARYHAAAMRTVVIGEPTDRHVALHGAARAALQAIEELLRPGHTFGEVFDKHAEIMDARGLSRHRLNACGYSLGARFAPSWMEHQMFHAGNQNPILPSMSLFVHIIIMDSDSGTAMTLGRTYLTGEDEPRPLSRLGLDLYTK, from the coding sequence ATGGCACTTGCCTTTGATAGCGAAGAATATGCAGCACGGCTGGAACGGCTGAAGGCGGCAATGGCCGAGAAAAAGCTCGATGCGCTCCTGCTGTTCGCGCAGGAAAGCCTCTATTGGCTGACGGGTTACGACACGTTCGGCTTTGTCTTCTTCCAGTGCCTCGCCGTCACGGCAGACGGCAAGATGACGCTTCTGACGCGCTCGGCGGATGTGCGCCAGGCCCGCCAGACCTCCAATATCAGCGACATCCGCATCTGGGTCGACCGCGGCCAGACCGACCCCAGCCGAGACCTGAAGGAGATGCTGGCGGATCTTGATCTGCTCGGCTGCCGCATCGGTGTCGAATACGACACCCACGGCATGACCGGCCGCGCGGCGCATCTGCTCGACAGCCAGCTGCAGACCTTCGGCCAGCTCGAGGATGCGTCCTACCTCGTTTCCAATCTTCGCCTGATCAAGAGCCCTGCCGAAATCCGCTACATCGAACGCGCTTCCGAACTCTGCGACGACGCCTTCGATGCCGCGTTGCCGCTGATCGTGCCGGGCGGCGACGAGGCCGAGATCCTTGCGGCCATGCAGGGCGCCGTGCTTTCCGGCGGCGGCGATTATCCGGCCAACGAATTCATCATCGGTTCGGGCGAAAGCGCCCTGCTCTGCCGTTCCAAATCCGGGCGTCGGCGGCTTGATGACAATGACCAGCTCACCCTCGAATGGGCCGGAGTCTGGGCTCGTTATCACGCTGCGGCCATGCGCACGGTCGTTATCGGCGAGCCGACCGACCGGCATGTTGCGCTCCACGGCGCCGCCCGCGCAGCACTCCAGGCGATCGAGGAACTGCTGCGACCCGGCCACACCTTCGGCGAGGTGTTCGACAAGCATGCCGAGATCATGGATGCGCGCGGCCTGTCGCGTCACCGGCTGAATGCGTGCGGCTATTCGCTCGGCGCCCGGTTTGCGCCCTCGTGGATGGAACACCAGATGTTCCATGCGGGCAATCAGAACCCGATCCTGCCATCGATGTCGCTGTTCGTGCACATCATCATCATGGATTCCGACAGCGGCACGGCGATGACTCTCGGCCGGACCTACCTGACCGGCGAGGACGAACCACGACCGCTCTCGCGGCTCGGGCTCGACCTTTACACAAAATAA
- a CDS encoding YbjN domain-containing protein: MSLIEWEAERLSNPVDMIEFVAATNDWTFERSGEDEIAMTVGGRWADYHVSFSWMSHHEALHLACAFDLRVPEHKANEIVRLLSKVNGQVLMGHFDFWPQENVIVYRHSLLLAGGAEPTNQQVEGTLSNGLDACENYFQAFQFVVWSGMTADDAMKAVLFETVGEA; the protein is encoded by the coding sequence ATGAGCCTCATCGAGTGGGAAGCTGAACGGCTGAGCAATCCGGTGGACATGATTGAGTTCGTGGCCGCCACGAACGACTGGACGTTCGAGCGTTCCGGGGAGGACGAGATCGCGATGACGGTCGGTGGCCGCTGGGCCGATTACCACGTCTCGTTTTCATGGATGAGCCATCATGAGGCGCTGCATCTCGCCTGCGCCTTCGATCTGCGCGTGCCGGAGCACAAGGCCAACGAGATCGTTCGGCTGCTGTCCAAGGTCAACGGCCAGGTGCTGATGGGGCATTTCGATTTCTGGCCGCAGGAAAACGTCATCGTCTATCGTCATTCGCTGCTGCTTGCCGGCGGTGCCGAGCCGACCAATCAGCAGGTCGAGGGCACGCTTTCCAACGGGCTCGATGCGTGCGAAAATTATTTCCAGGCTTTCCAGTTCGTCGTCTGGTCCGGCATGACGGCAGATGATGCGATGAAGGCCGTTCTGTTCGAAACGGTCGGGGAGGCGTGA